In Sphingomonas sp. LT1P40, the following are encoded in one genomic region:
- a CDS encoding malonate--CoA ligase, whose protein sequence is MSNLYTRLAAQFPDDPRRPFAWLPDGEMLGYGDVEAASARYANALGGLGVGVGDRVAVQVEKSIEMLMLYLGCLRTGAVFLPLNTAYTAAELDYFIGDAQPTLIVCDPGAVEAVAALPSAAGVTVETLDAARSGTLARLACDAAPVFDTVSRDDDDLAAILYTSGTTGRSKGAMLSHDNLASNAFTLRDAWHFTTDDVLLHALPIFHTHGLFVATNVILASAASMIFQPRFEADAVLAALPRATVMMGVPTFYIRLLGEAGFERGLVAHMRLFISGSAPLAPDIHRAFAARTGHAILERYGMTETNMNTSNPYDGDRIPGTVGLPLPGVDIRIADSASGRVLSQGEVGVIEIGGPNVFKGYWRMPDKTAAEFRNGFFISGDLGRIDARGYVSIVGREKDLIIAGGFNIYPAEIEDAIGELDAVREVAVIGLPHPDLGEGVVAVVVPCERGFADADGIIAALTGKLARFKQPRRVLFADELPRNAMGKVQKAELRRLHADLFGPDAP, encoded by the coding sequence ATGAGCAACCTCTACACCCGTCTTGCGGCGCAATTCCCCGACGATCCGCGCCGCCCGTTCGCGTGGCTGCCGGATGGCGAAATGCTCGGCTATGGCGATGTCGAAGCGGCCTCGGCGCGCTATGCCAATGCGCTTGGGGGATTGGGCGTCGGGGTCGGCGACCGGGTGGCAGTGCAGGTCGAGAAGAGCATCGAAATGCTGATGCTGTATCTCGGTTGTTTGCGGACCGGCGCGGTCTTTTTGCCACTCAACACCGCCTATACCGCCGCCGAACTCGACTATTTCATCGGCGATGCACAGCCGACCCTGATCGTCTGCGATCCGGGTGCCGTGGAGGCTGTCGCGGCGTTACCATCGGCCGCCGGCGTCACGGTGGAGACGCTCGATGCCGCACGCAGCGGCACGCTCGCCCGTCTGGCGTGCGACGCGGCACCGGTGTTCGACACGGTATCGCGCGACGACGACGATCTCGCGGCGATCCTCTACACCTCCGGCACGACGGGCCGGTCGAAGGGCGCGATGCTCAGCCACGACAACCTCGCCTCGAACGCCTTTACGCTGCGTGACGCATGGCATTTCACCACGGACGATGTGCTGCTGCACGCGCTGCCGATCTTCCATACTCACGGCCTGTTCGTCGCCACCAACGTCATATTGGCCAGCGCCGCTTCGATGATCTTTCAGCCGCGTTTCGAGGCCGACGCGGTGCTGGCCGCGCTCCCCCGCGCCACCGTGATGATGGGGGTGCCGACCTTCTATATCCGGCTGCTCGGCGAGGCGGGGTTCGAGCGCGGGCTGGTCGCGCACATGCGGCTGTTCATCTCGGGCTCGGCACCGCTCGCGCCCGACATCCATCGCGCGTTCGCGGCGCGCACAGGCCATGCGATCCTCGAACGCTATGGCATGACCGAGACGAACATGAACACCTCCAACCCCTATGACGGAGACCGGATTCCCGGAACTGTCGGGTTGCCGTTGCCCGGTGTCGATATCCGCATCGCCGATTCCGCGAGCGGTCGCGTCCTGTCGCAGGGCGAAGTGGGCGTGATCGAAATCGGCGGCCCCAATGTGTTCAAGGGCTATTGGCGCATGCCCGACAAGACCGCCGCCGAATTCCGCAACGGCTTCTTCATCTCGGGCGATCTCGGCCGCATCGACGCGCGGGGCTATGTCTCGATCGTCGGGCGCGAAAAGGACCTCATCATCGCCGGCGGGTTCAATATCTATCCCGCCGAAATCGAAGATGCGATCGGTGAACTGGACGCGGTTCGGGAAGTCGCCGTGATCGGCCTCCCGCATCCCGATCTGGGGGAGGGTGTCGTCGCGGTGGTCGTGCCGTGCGAACGTGGCTTCGCCGATGCCGATGGCATTATCGCCGCACTGACCGGCAAGCTGGCGCGTTTCAAACAGCCCCGGCGCGTGCTGTTCGCGGACGAATTGCCCAGGAACGCGATGGGAAAGGTGCAAAAGGCGGAGTTGCGTCGGCTACATGCGGACCTTTTTGGTCCGGATGCCCCCTGA
- a CDS encoding malonyl-CoA decarboxylase, whose amino-acid sequence MDRTSLSELLQGFSRQGRAFLRKHMPRAAFAPTPLARSRVETLCGMASDLISNRGEASGVAIATDFLRLYDAADRQERADFFLALSRDFNPDRATLSAAWERFQTEGWDAHPALASAIEAPRQELFRRLNLAPGGTAALVGMRADMLAMRDQPGVALAEADLAHLLQSWFNRGFLSMRAINWSSPANLLERVIRYEAVHDISDWTDLRSRLDPPDRRCYAFFHPAIPDDPLIFVEVALTHGIPDSIQALLASDRVPLASADATTAVFYSISNCQPGLRGISFGHFLIKQVATDLKREIPTLECFVTLSPIPGFMKWLRIHDATLAEQAGEYPERHRDRLLAHAIHYFVEAKNDEDRPVDPVARFHLGNGAWLEQLNWMGDSSAKGLRQSAGMMVNYLYDLPAIEELHERFANHGSIATGKPMSQLISSMHADTTKPMERHA is encoded by the coding sequence GTGGACCGCACTTCGCTGTCCGAATTGCTGCAGGGCTTTTCCCGTCAGGGCCGGGCATTTCTGCGCAAGCACATGCCGCGTGCAGCATTCGCGCCGACGCCGTTGGCACGCTCGCGGGTCGAGACGCTGTGCGGCATGGCGAGCGACTTGATCTCCAATCGCGGCGAAGCGTCCGGCGTCGCCATCGCAACCGATTTTCTGCGGCTGTACGACGCCGCCGACAGACAGGAGCGCGCCGACTTCTTTCTGGCGCTGTCGCGTGATTTCAACCCGGACCGGGCGACGCTCAGCGCCGCGTGGGAACGGTTTCAAACCGAAGGCTGGGACGCCCACCCGGCGCTTGCCAGCGCGATCGAGGCGCCGCGACAGGAGCTGTTCCGCCGACTGAACCTCGCACCGGGCGGCACCGCAGCGCTGGTCGGCATGCGCGCGGACATGCTGGCGATGCGGGACCAGCCGGGGGTCGCGCTGGCCGAAGCGGATCTCGCGCATTTGCTGCAGTCCTGGTTCAACCGTGGCTTTCTGTCGATGCGGGCGATCAACTGGTCCTCGCCCGCGAATCTGCTGGAGCGCGTGATCCGTTACGAGGCGGTGCACGACATAAGCGACTGGACCGATCTGCGCAGTCGGCTCGATCCGCCCGACCGGCGTTGCTACGCGTTCTTCCACCCCGCAATCCCGGACGATCCGCTGATCTTCGTTGAGGTCGCCTTGACCCACGGCATCCCGGACAGCATCCAGGCGCTGCTGGCGTCCGACCGCGTGCCGCTGGCCAGCGCGGACGCCACGACCGCAGTGTTCTATTCGATCAGCAACTGCCAGCCGGGCCTGCGTGGTATCTCGTTCGGTCACTTCCTGATCAAGCAGGTTGCCACCGACCTGAAGCGCGAGATCCCGACGCTGGAATGTTTCGTGACGCTCTCACCGATTCCCGGCTTCATGAAATGGCTGCGCATCCACGATGCCACCCTTGCCGAACAGGCGGGCGAATACCCGGAGCGCCATCGTGACCGACTGCTCGCGCACGCGATCCATTATTTCGTCGAGGCCAAGAATGACGAGGACCGCCCGGTCGATCCGGTAGCGCGGTTCCATCTCGGCAACGGTGCGTGGCTGGAGCAACTGAATTGGATGGGCGACAGTTCGGCCAAGGGCTTGCGCCAGAGCGCCGGGATGATGGTCAACTATCTTTACGATCTGCCAGCGATCGAGGAATTGCACGAACGCTTCGCCAATCACGGCTCGATTGCGACGGGAAAGCCCATGTCGCAGCTGATATCCAGCATGCACGCAGACACCACCAAGCCGATGGAACGACACGCATGA
- a CDS encoding GntR family transcriptional regulator codes for MSALIDRDEGIDDDRRTLLSDRVRNALTDAIASGEFEPGSPLDEQWLADRYGVSRTPVREALRQLQSSGLVETTGRRMVVAQVTTQRVMEMFEAMAEIEAVCVRLATYRMTPLERSELLRIHDATEAAAANDDVGEYDRLNRDFHETLYRATHNGVLIEQALTLRSRLAAFRRTQLRQQGRLHRSRSEHDELIRAINEGDGDTAARRMRAHMLTAARALDSYLSEQK; via the coding sequence ATGAGCGCGCTGATTGACCGCGATGAGGGCATCGACGACGACCGTCGTACCTTGCTGTCCGATCGCGTCCGCAACGCATTGACGGACGCCATCGCCTCAGGCGAGTTCGAGCCGGGCAGCCCGCTCGACGAGCAATGGCTTGCGGATCGTTATGGCGTGTCGAGGACCCCGGTACGCGAGGCTTTGCGGCAATTGCAGTCGAGCGGCCTGGTCGAGACGACCGGTCGGCGCATGGTCGTGGCGCAGGTGACGACTCAGCGCGTGATGGAAATGTTCGAGGCGATGGCGGAGATCGAGGCGGTGTGCGTCCGCCTCGCCACCTATCGCATGACCCCGCTTGAGCGCAGCGAGTTGCTGCGGATTCACGATGCGACCGAAGCCGCAGCGGCGAATGATGACGTCGGCGAATATGACCGGCTCAACCGCGACTTTCATGAAACGCTGTATCGGGCGACGCATAACGGCGTGCTGATCGAGCAGGCGCTTACCCTGCGCAGCCGCTTGGCGGCGTTCCGGCGCACGCAGTTGCGACAGCAGGGCCGCCTGCACCGATCCCGTTCCGAACATGACGAGCTGATCCGCGCGATCAACGAAGGGGACGGCGACACTGCGGCGCGGCGCA